The following proteins are co-located in the Trichormus variabilis 0441 genome:
- a CDS encoding NifU family protein: MTNLEDLVTEISRYEAIISQWDETQRGVVVGLKRAIEDLHQEALRRLIKSVKQECLLALQNAVQDEVVYGVLLYHGLVKQPQPPLLQRVEAALEEVRPGLKSHHGDVELVAIKPPDTVEVRFIGTCSNCAASTLTLSQGVEQAIKALCPEIMTVIAVK, encoded by the coding sequence ATGACAAATTTAGAAGATTTAGTGACAGAAATTAGCCGCTATGAAGCAATTATCTCACAGTGGGATGAAACTCAGCGTGGGGTGGTAGTTGGGTTGAAAAGGGCGATTGAGGATTTACATCAGGAAGCTTTGAGGCGGTTAATTAAAAGTGTGAAGCAGGAATGTTTACTAGCTTTACAAAATGCGGTGCAAGATGAGGTGGTTTACGGGGTTCTACTTTATCATGGGTTGGTGAAACAGCCCCAACCACCGCTTTTACAACGTGTGGAAGCTGCGTTGGAGGAGGTGCGTCCAGGGTTGAAAAGTCATCATGGGGATGTGGAGTTAGTGGCAATTAAACCACCAGATACGGTAGAGGTGCGGTTTATCGGGACTTGTAGTAACTGTGCGGCTTCTACTTTGACGTTATCTCAAGGGGTGGAACAGGCTATTAAGGCGCTGTGTCCAGAAATTATGACGGTGATTGCTGTGAAGTAA